In the genome of Propionispora vibrioides, the window TATTGACGGAAATGCGGACCGGAATCTGGCCACCCCGCTGCCAGGTGGCGCACTGCCGGCAGGCGGCGTCCAGCACCCAGTCGCCAATGAGTACGATCAGGCCGGTTTCCTCGGCCAACGGAATGAAGGTGCCGGGATAGAGCAGGCCGCGGTTGGGATGCTGCCAGCGAACGAGTGCCTCGACCCCGATAATGTGGGCGTCACTGGTAATCTGGGGCTGATAGTGAAGCACGAATTCCTGCTGATTGATGGCCTGGTGCAGCTCGGCTTCCAGGATTAGTTTGTCCAGGCAGGCGGCATGCATTTCTTCATCAAAGAAATGGTATCTGTTTTTTCCCTTCTGCTTGGCCTCGTACATAGCCATATCGGCGGCCTTGATCAGGGAGTCGGCGTCCTGGCCGTCTTTGGGATACATGGCAATGCCTACGCTGGCTGAAACATGTAGGTCGTTGCCGTTGAAGTTCCAGGAACTGTTGATGGCTTCAATGGCTGCCTGGATGATGCCAGCGATATGATTATAGTCCTGAACCTGTGGGAGCAGCAGAATGAACTCATCACCGCCCAGCCGGTAGATCTGGCCGATGCCTTTCAGACAGCGCTGCAGCCGGAGAGAAACTTCTCTTAAAAATGCATCGCCCGTCGAGTGGCCCATGCCATCGTTGATGCGTTTGAAATCGTCAAGATCAAAAAAAGCGATGGCAAATTGTTCGCCCAGTTTGTCTTCCCGGTGTTTACGGGTATCGATATGATCAATCAACTGCAACCGGTTGGGCAGCTTGGTCAGTGTATCATGATAGGCGAGATGAAGCACGGCTTTTTCCGTTTCCTGCAGTTCATGGACCTTTTTTTCCAATATTTCGGTGCGTTCTTTGACAATCCGTTTTAGTTTGGAATTGAAGAGCATAAAGGCCAGCAAAGCGAGGGAGAGGAGGCCGATGATGACGAACAGCGGCAGGATAACAGTGCGGTATCCCGCAGAACCGCCGGTGTCATTGACATTGTATAGAAAGTTTTCTAAGGCAAAGCCCGGCTTCAACAGACCGAAGCGCTGATGAATTTCTACGATTTTGGCCCAGCGGCCGGGATTCATATGTCCCAGTTCCACGTAATCGGGCAGAATAATCTTATTCATCTCATTGGCCTCAAAACGAAGCCTTTCCGGTGAGAGGGAGGGATTGTACTTGGCCAGAATGAGGCCGATCAATTCCTCCTGGTGGTTCATGGCGTATTCCCAGCCTTTTAAACTGGCGCGGGTAAAGCGCTTTACCAGGTCCGGATCGGCCTGAATGGTATTGTCCGTAGTAAACAGACAATCGCCATAATAGTCGATTCCGTAATTGATCGGATTGATCACGTGAACAGGCAAGCCTTGCTGTTGCAAGGAAAATAACTCCGCCGTGCTGTAGCCGGTGATGGCGTCCACTTTTCCGCCGCTGAGAGCAGCCAGGTCCCAATTGTGCGAAAGTAAGGTTACCTGGTTGGAATCAATGCCTTCGTTATTAAGCATCGCCAAAATGTCGGTGCTTTGCTCAGGCACCAGCATAATCTGCTTATGTTTCAGATCATGAGGAGAAAGGATGCCTGCATCCTGGCGGCTGATTAAAACCTGGGGTGAGTGCTGAAAGATGGCGGCGATTACTTTTATCGGGGCGCCCCGATCGCGGGCAAGCAGGAGTGATGTATTATCAACGCCGAAAGCGGCGTGGCCGTCCACTACTTCCTGTACCGGATTGATGCCCGGATAGCCTTCTTTTAACAGGACCGTCAAGCCTTCTTCCCGGTAGAAGCCTTTTTCGATGGCGGCATAATATCCGGCGAATTGAAACTGATGGGTCCATTTTAATTGTAAAGTTACCGTTTCGGCATGGCTAGTGTAGGGAAGGAAGATAGTGATACATAATGTGATAAAAAATAATAGCGGCTTTAATAAGGCGGACACGGATAAAACCTCCAGGAAAGTAAAGTGGAAAAGAAAGGGATGTTGCAGAATCTTGGTTTTATTGCCAAATTGCGTCAATTGTGATATTCGCTATGATTCCTGGGCTACCCTTTTAAAAAAGCTAAAGTATTTACAGATTCTTTAGAAAAATTTATTCTCCCTATGCCTTGCGCCGGTACAGGAGCCTGATAGTATCCTTTAGGATAGTAACCTACCAATTGGTAAGTTCTTGTTAAGCGGCTTGCCAGCAGGTACTATTATAAATAGTAACCATATAAGGAGGAGCAACATGGAAACAGTAAAGCAATGGCATCAGGCGGCTGTCGGCCAACGGGTTGTGGCAGCGTTGCAGAAAAACGATTTTGACGCCCGGTATGTGTCTACCTTGGCGGAGGCGGCCGATTTCATCATGGAGCAGGTAAGTCCAGGTATGAAAGTGGGCTTTGGCGGTTCGATGACCATCAAGGACATGGGCATACAGGAAAAGGTCCAGGCTGCCGGTGGTACCGTTCTGGATCATGGGACGCCGGGACTGACACGGGAAGAAGCGGTGGCAGTGGCCAGAGAGGAATTGCTTAGCGATCTCTATCTGTGCAGCAGCAACGCGGTTACCTTAGACGGCAGGCTGGTGAATATCGACGGGATGGGAAACCGGGTGAGTGCGCTCAGCTTCGGTCCGAAAAAAGTGATTGTGGTGCTGGGCATCAATAAAGTGTGCCAGGATGAAGCGGCGGCTTTTGAACGGCTGGAAACGATTGCTTCTCCCATGAACAACAAACGGCTGGACATCCCTAATCCCTGCACCAAAACCGGGGTTTGCATGGACTGTCAGGGGCCCACTCGTATTTGCCGGGTTTATTCGGTCATCAGAAGAAAACCGGTGGCAACGGATATGACAGTGGTCATAGTGGGCGAAAACGGCGGTTATTAATTTAGGGAACACTGATTTATTCACACCGCGCAGCCAGGCGGATCTTTTTCCGCCTGGCTGCGTCAGCAAAACCTTGAAATAGGAACCGCTGTTCCTGCGCTTTTACTTCCTTGCCAGCCGAAAAAATCTCTCGCCAGGTCGGCAGGCTCATAAAAATCAGCGGTTCCCTCGGTAATAAAATCCCCTGTGAAAAACCAGCAATTTGGTTTTTCACAGGGGATTTTGCTTGCCGGATTATGACTCTGCCACCCAGGGCAAGGAAGAGGCCGGATCAAGGCATACCAATGAGGCTAACATCTTACCGGCTTGTGTGGTGTGCCGCGGGGATTACCATAATTTAAATGATAGACAGATTGGATGAATTTTGATAAAGTGTAATCAAGGACAAGTGTATTTATATGGTGAACAAGATGCAACACTTGTTCTTGAAAAAACAAGGTTGATAATAAAAATGTGGAACTAAAAGGAGGGTCAGCGTATGAATGGTTTTGATTTTGCCAGCATGATTCAAAAAGATCGCAGTGAGAGGAAGCATCAGCAGTTTAGCGGTACCTTGCTGGATTATCTGTCGATTGTCAAAGAAAACCCGAAAGTGACTATGCTGGCTCACCAGCGCATGTATGAACTGTTGTCCGGTCCTGGTGCCGAGGCCGTCAAAACGGAGGAAAACTCCAGACTGAAACGGATTCATGGCAGTACGGTTCTGAAACGGTACGCTTTCTTTGCCAATGATTTTTACGGGATTGACAAGAGTATCATGCAGTTGATGCGCTATTTCCACTCGGCGGCCCTGAAAGGGGAGGAAGCCCGCCAGGTGCTCTATCTGGTAGGTCCGGTCGGTGCAGGCAAATCGTCCTTGATGGAGGCTTTGAAAAAAGCGCTGGAAATGAGTCCGCCCATCTATGTATTGCAGGACTGCCCGATGCGGGAAGAACCGCTGCATTTAATACCCAAACACTTAAGGCCCCAGTTTGAAGAATTGCTGGGTATAAAAATAGAAGGTGATCTTTGTCCCGTTTGCCGTCACCGGTTAAAGCATGAATTTCACGGGGAATATGAGAAGTTTCCCGTGACCATGTCCGAATTCTCCATCCGTTCCCGCAAGGGCGTCGGGGTGGTGCCGCCGGTAGACCCCAACAACCAGGATACCTCAGTGCTATCCGGTTCGGTGGACATATCCAAGATGGACCTGTATGCTGAAGATGATCCGCGGGTTATGGCCCTGAACGGGGCTTTTAATGTGGGTAACCGGGGCATTGTGGAATTTATTGAAGTCTTTAAGAATGATGTGGAGTATCTGCACACCATGATCACCGCCACTCAGGAAAAATCCATTCCCTCCCCGGGCAAGGGTTCGATGATTTACTTTGACGGAATCATCCTGGCCCACTCCAATGAATCGGAATGGAACCGTTTCAAATCGGACCACACCAACGAGGCTATTCTGGACCGGATTGTCAAGGTGGAAGTACCCTATTGCCTGGAACTGGATGAAGAGGTCAAGATTTACCGCAAAATCCTGAAAAACAGTTCCTTTGCGGCCCATATCGCGCCGCATACCATCGAAGTGGCCTCCATGTTCGCCATTCTCAGCCGGCTGACGCCGTCAGCCAAAGTGGATGCCCTGACCAAGCTGAAAATTTACAATGGTGAGGAAATTGTGGAGAAAGGCTCCACCAAGAAGGTTGATGTGACTGAACTGCGGGATGAAGCTCGGCGGGAAGGCATGAGCGGTATATCCACCCGGTTTATTATGAAAGCGCTGGGGGCCGCGCTGGCCGAAGCGGAAAACGACTGCATCAATCCGATTGCCGTGCTGGATACGCTGGTCAAAGCGGTGAAGGATATGGCGGTGGCTGACGATGAAAGGAAGCGGTACCTGAGCTTCTTGCAGGATGTGCTAAAAAAAGAATACAACAAGATTCTGGAAAAAGAAGTGACCAAGGCGTTTATTCACGGCTACCAGGAGCAGGCCGAAAGTCTGTTCAACAACTACCTGGACCATGCCGAGGCGTTTGTTAATGCCACTAAGATCAAGGACCGCAACACCGGCGAGGAATTGGAACCGGATGTGAAGTTTTTGCAATCCATTGAGGAGCAGATCGGCATTGGCGGTACGGCGGCCCTTGGGTTCCGGCAGGATGTGACGGCTTATATGTTTTCCCTGCTGAGGAACGGTGCCAAGATCGACTATCGCAGTTACGAGCCGCTTAAGGAAGCTATAGAGAAGAAGCTGACCGTTTCGGTGAAAGAACTGTCGCGCGTGGTAACCAAAGCCAGAGTGCGCGACGGCGAACAGGACGGGAAGTATAACGCTATGGTGGAGGAAATGAAACGAAACGGCTATTGCGATCATTGCTGCAATGTCATTCTAAAATACGCCGCCAATAATCTTTGGAAGGATTAACGCCGGAATTGGGCTGCTGTCCGGAGAAAGGAGGAAGCAAGCATGGCTCTTTTCAAAGAAGGAAGCCTCACCTCATCTGACCGTTCGCAATGGGACCGGAAGCGGCACAGACAATTGGTGGAGGAAGCCATTAAGAAAAACATGGGCGGCATTATTGCCGAGGAAAGCATCATCGGCCAGGACGGGAATAAAAAGATCAAGATTCCGGTCAAGGGAATCAAGGAATACCAGTTTATTTACGGTAAAAATACGCCGGGAACAGGTTCGGGCAGCGGCGGCGAACAGCGGGGGCAGGTTGTCGGCAAGGACGGGGAACAGCAAGGGCCGGGACAAGGTGCTCAGGCGGGCAACGAGGCCGGTGAGGATATTTTTGAAACGGAAATTACCCTGGATGAACTGGTGCAATATCTGTTCGAGGATTTGCAATTGCCTGATATGGAACGCAAAAAATTCTCGGTGGTGGAAACCGAGCGGAAGGTTAAGCTGTCCGGCTATCAGAAGAAAGGCATTCCGCCGCGGCTGGCTAAAAAGCGGACGCTGACGGAAAAAATCAAGCGGGTCAAATCAGGCTTGCGGGCAGCAGAAGGTATATGCGAGAGTGAAGAGCGGCAGGGCTTTATCGAAGACGATCTCCGCTATCGCCGGGTGAAAAACGAAATCCACCGCAACTCCAACGGAGTGGTTATCTGCATTATGGATACGTCGGGCTCGATGGACCAGACCCGCAAATATCTGGCCCGGAGCTTTTACTTCTTGTTATATCAGTTTGTCCGGTACCGCTACGAGCAGGTCGAGGTGGTTTTCATCGCCCATACGACAGAAGCGAAAGAAGTGGACGAGCAGGAATTTTTCCACAAAGGGGAATCGGGCGGCACCTTTATCAGCAGCGGCTATGCCAAGGCACTGGAGATCATTGAGGAGCGCTACAATCCGGCAGTCTGGAATATTTACGCTTTTCACTGCTCTGACGGCGATAACTGGGAGCAGGACGACGCCAAGGCCGTTGAACTGGCTGGGAAACTATGCGAATTATGCAATCTGTTCGGTTATGGTGAAGTGGCGGCCCATCATGGCTACAGCACCATTCGCCGCAAATTTCAGGAGCAGTTGAATCAGGATAATTTCATCATGGCGCAGATGCAGACCAAAGAGGATGTATGGCCGGCCTTTAAACGGATTTTGGAGAAAGAAGGGGCGGGAGGTGAGGCTACATGACGGCGGAATATACGCTGCAGCAGCTGACCGACTGGAACGGGCGCATTGAGGAATATGTCCGGGAAAGCGGACTTGACTGCTATGAACAGCATTTTGAGATTTGCAGCTACGAAGATATGCTCTGTTATGAAGCCTATGTGGGCATGCCGTCCCACTATCCCCACTGGAGCTACGGCAAGGCATATGAACGGCAAAAGACCTTCTATCAGCACAATCTGAGCGGACTGCCCTATGAAATGGTCATTAACTCCGATCCCTGCCTGGCCTATCTCATGAAGGATAATACGTTGCTGCTGCAGATTCTGACCATGGCCCATGTGTACGGGCATAATGACTTTTTTAAGAACAACCGCCTGTTCCGTCGTGATACCCGGGCCGAACTGACGCTGGAGGTCTTTAAAGCCCATGCCGGCCGGGTACGTGCTTACATTCAGGACCCCAGCATTGGCCCTGAAGCGGTGGAGCGGGTTTTGGATGCTGCTCATGCCCTGCGGTTTCAAACCTCCCGTAACGGACCGGGCAAACTGCCTGACCGGGATACGCTGCGCCGGGAGGCGCAGGAAGCCATACCGGAGCGGCTGCAGAACGATCTGTTGGGCTTCCTGGCCGAGCGGGGGCGCTTGACCGACTGGGAACGGGACCTGGTAAGCCTGGTTCGTGAGGAAGCACTGTATTTTATTCCCCAGATCGAAACCAAGATTATGAACGAAGGCTGGGCCAGCTATTGGCACTATCAGATTTTGCAAAAGCTGGAGCTGCCTCAGGCGCTGCACCTGGAGTTCCTGCAGCGGCACAATCTGGTGATTCGGCCCCATCAAGGCCGGGTCAATCCGTATTTTATCGGCTTCAAGCTATTTGAATACCTGGATAAGACGCTGGGCCGCGAACAGATATTCCGGGTACGGGCCGAGGAACGGGATCAGTCGTTTTTGCGGCGCTACCTGACCAGAGAACTGTGCGAGGAGTTGCACCTTTTCGTTTATCAGAAACAGGGTGATGATATAGTGGTCACCGAAGTGCCCGATGAAGAAGGCTGGAAACAGGTCAGAGATGAGTTGGCCGGTTCGGTCGGGGTGGGGGGCATGCCTGCCATCACGCCGAAGAAGGTCGACCAGGGCACGCTTATTCTGGAGCACCAATATGACGGCCGGGAACTGGAACTGAATTATGCCCGGGAAACCCTGAAATACGCCGCCCGTCTTTGGGGCGGCACGGTGAAGCTGCCTACCGTTATTGACGGCAAGGCCAGACAGTTGAGCAGTGACGAGATGCCGGAGATCAAAGGAAGGTTGTAAAGCGGGTTGAGAGAACCTGACCAAGGTGGTCAGGTTCTTTTTTTGCCGATTGATTTGATCGAGGAATAAATTTTTTCTATTTGATTTATTGACGAAAAAATATTTCTTTGATATGCTTAAGTCAAGAGCTAACCGGAGCGGCGGAGCTTGGGCGGCCATAGTGGTCTGAAACCCCTAATACTATAGTGTTCTTACGAGATCTTTTCCGCCCTGCGTTGTTGTCGTCGGCTTACATATTCCCGATATGTGCGCCTCCTCCGCCTCGCAGGACGAAAAATCTCTCGCAATTCATCCTATTGCTTTAGAGTTTTCAGACCACTAGGTTTGACAACTGCGCCGGAACCGTTAGCAGAGGAATGGAGGACGGTGTGTATGGCCAAGGGAGTATCGGTTATTGACCAGATTTTTTCCTGTTATCACGAATTGTTTGAGGCGGAAAAACGGGTGGCCGACTATATTCTGGCTCAGCCGGAACAGGTCATTGATATGACTGTCTCGGAATTGGCGGAAGTCAGTGCGGCCAGCAATGCTACCATTATCCGGTTTTGCAAAAAATGCGGCTGTCAGGGGTTTCAGCATCTAAAGATCCGGATTGCCCGGGAATCGGCGGTAGTGCAGGAAAAACAGCCTTCCGGTACGATTCATATGGACGATTTGGAGCAGTCATTGCACAATATTGTGATTAATAAATGTGAAGAGATAAAACAAACGCTATATAATATCCCGCTGGAAGAACTCCGGACGATGGTCGACCGTATTAAAGAAGCCCGGTTTGTTTTATTTGCGGCGCTGGGCAACACCATTCCGGTGGCGCTGGATGGGGCCTATAAGCTCAATCAACTGGGAATCACGGCGCTGTGTTCACCTATCTGGGAAAGTCAGATGGCCATGGCTCATACGTTAACCTCAGAGGATGTGGTGATTGCCATTTCTGCCTCCGGCGAGTCCAAGAAACTGTTGACGTTAGTGGACCGGGCGCAGGAACGGGGCGCGGCTGTTCTGGCCATAACCAATTATGCCAAATCGTCTTTGGCACTACGGTGTCCTTATCATATTCATACCGTGGCCCGGGAACGGCTGTTTTTCCCCAATTTCAGCTTTGCCTTTACCAGGCTGGCGGCGATGTCGGTGATGGAGACATTTTTCTTTTTGCTGGCCAGCAGCAAGGCCGGCGCTCAGGAATGCATTGCCGTCCATGAGCAGACCATCGCCGATGATAAGACATAAAAAAATCCGGCGATTTACCAATGTGCCGGGATAGCAACATAAATTTAGATGGGAGTGAGAATATGACTAATTTGCGTTGGGGCATTCTTGGTCCGGGTAATATCGCTGCCGATTTCGCCCAAGCCCTTCAAGCGGTGAATGGCGGTGTTTATGCCGTGGGAGCCAGATCGTTGGCGAAGGCCGAAGCTTTCGCCAGACAGTATGCGGTGGAAAAAGTATATGGCAGCTACGATGAGCTACTTAAGGATGACGCTTTGGATATTGTCTATCTGGCGACGCCGCACAGTCACCATTATGAGTATATTATGCGGAGCCTGGAACAAGGCAAGCATGTATTGTGCGAAAAGGCGATTACGGTAAATGGCCGGCAACTGCAGGAAGCGGCCGCCTTGGCGAAAAAGAAGAATCTTATTCTGGCGGAAGCAATGACTCTCTACCATATGCCGCTGTACGCCAAACTGCGGCAAATCGTTCAGTCCGGACAAATCGGCCGGTTGAAAATGATTCAGGTTTCGTTCGGCAGTTGCAAGGAGTATGATGTGACCAACCGGTTTTTCAGCAAGGAACTGGCCGGTGGGGCTTTGCTCGATATCGGCACTTACGCTTTGTCCTTTGCCCGCTACTTTTTGTCGGCGCCGCCGCAGGAAATCTTAACGACCATGAAACCTTTTGAAACCGGTGTAGATGAACAATCAGGCATCATTCTGAAAAACAACAGGGATGAAATGGCGGTGGTGGCCCTGACCATGCGGGCCAAAATGCCTAAACGGGGTATTGTGGCCGGCGAGACCGGCTTTATTACCGTTGATAATTTCCCGCGGGCCGACCGGGCGGTGATTCAATATCTGGACGGCCGGACCGAAGTAGTAGCGGACGGCGATACGGCGCAGGCCCTGGCTTATGAAGTGGCGGCCATCAGCCAATGTGTCGCTCGCGGCGAAGGCGGTTATCTGGACCTGTCGCTGGACATTATGGACATTATGGATGAAGTCCGGCGGCAGTGGAATATACGGTATCCGTTTGAATAACGACCGTATGAGTATGACGCAGGAGATGAGGAACGGCTGATGCGGCAAAAAAGGAAAGAGATA includes:
- a CDS encoding EAL domain-containing protein, which gives rise to MSALLKPLLFFITLCITIFLPYTSHAETVTLQLKWTHQFQFAGYYAAIEKGFYREEGLTVLLKEGYPGINPVQEVVDGHAAFGVDNTSLLLARDRGAPIKVIAAIFQHSPQVLISRQDAGILSPHDLKHKQIMLVPEQSTDILAMLNNEGIDSNQVTLLSHNWDLAALSGGKVDAITGYSTAELFSLQQQGLPVHVINPINYGIDYYGDCLFTTDNTIQADPDLVKRFTRASLKGWEYAMNHQEELIGLILAKYNPSLSPERLRFEANEMNKIILPDYVELGHMNPGRWAKIVEIHQRFGLLKPGFALENFLYNVNDTGGSAGYRTVILPLFVIIGLLSLALLAFMLFNSKLKRIVKERTEILEKKVHELQETEKAVLHLAYHDTLTKLPNRLQLIDHIDTRKHREDKLGEQFAIAFFDLDDFKRINDGMGHSTGDAFLREVSLRLQRCLKGIGQIYRLGGDEFILLLPQVQDYNHIAGIIQAAIEAINSSWNFNGNDLHVSASVGIAMYPKDGQDADSLIKAADMAMYEAKQKGKNRYHFFDEEMHAACLDKLILEAELHQAINQQEFVLHYQPQITSDAHIIGVEALVRWQHPNRGLLYPGTFIPLAEETGLIVLIGDWVLDAACRQCATWQRGGQIPVRISVNISVKQLQHPSFLAKVRHVLEETGLSPECLELEITETVALTHADLVLPIMNSLRAMGVRLALDDFGIGYSSLMYLRSFPIDVLKIDKTFIQDVPTNIDNEAILQTILDLARHLRISAVAEGVETLDQFNCLKKYACPIVQGYLFSPPMPAEDLSAFFATLENH
- the yhbH gene encoding sporulation protein YhbH; this translates as MALFKEGSLTSSDRSQWDRKRHRQLVEEAIKKNMGGIIAEESIIGQDGNKKIKIPVKGIKEYQFIYGKNTPGTGSGSGGEQRGQVVGKDGEQQGPGQGAQAGNEAGEDIFETEITLDELVQYLFEDLQLPDMERKKFSVVETERKVKLSGYQKKGIPPRLAKKRTLTEKIKRVKSGLRAAEGICESEERQGFIEDDLRYRRVKNEIHRNSNGVVICIMDTSGSMDQTRKYLARSFYFLLYQFVRYRYEQVEVVFIAHTTEAKEVDEQEFFHKGESGGTFISSGYAKALEIIEERYNPAVWNIYAFHCSDGDNWEQDDAKAVELAGKLCELCNLFGYGEVAAHHGYSTIRRKFQEQLNQDNFIMAQMQTKEDVWPAFKRILEKEGAGGEAT
- a CDS encoding lactate utilization protein — translated: METVKQWHQAAVGQRVVAALQKNDFDARYVSTLAEAADFIMEQVSPGMKVGFGGSMTIKDMGIQEKVQAAGGTVLDHGTPGLTREEAVAVAREELLSDLYLCSSNAVTLDGRLVNIDGMGNRVSALSFGPKKVIVVLGINKVCQDEAAAFERLETIASPMNNKRLDIPNPCTKTGVCMDCQGPTRICRVYSVIRRKPVATDMTVVIVGENGGY
- a CDS encoding Gfo/Idh/MocA family protein, which gives rise to MTNLRWGILGPGNIAADFAQALQAVNGGVYAVGARSLAKAEAFARQYAVEKVYGSYDELLKDDALDIVYLATPHSHHYEYIMRSLEQGKHVLCEKAITVNGRQLQEAAALAKKKNLILAEAMTLYHMPLYAKLRQIVQSGQIGRLKMIQVSFGSCKEYDVTNRFFSKELAGGALLDIGTYALSFARYFLSAPPQEILTTMKPFETGVDEQSGIILKNNRDEMAVVALTMRAKMPKRGIVAGETGFITVDNFPRADRAVIQYLDGRTEVVADGDTAQALAYEVAAISQCVARGEGGYLDLSLDIMDIMDEVRRQWNIRYPFE
- a CDS encoding SpoVR family protein codes for the protein MTAEYTLQQLTDWNGRIEEYVRESGLDCYEQHFEICSYEDMLCYEAYVGMPSHYPHWSYGKAYERQKTFYQHNLSGLPYEMVINSDPCLAYLMKDNTLLLQILTMAHVYGHNDFFKNNRLFRRDTRAELTLEVFKAHAGRVRAYIQDPSIGPEAVERVLDAAHALRFQTSRNGPGKLPDRDTLRREAQEAIPERLQNDLLGFLAERGRLTDWERDLVSLVREEALYFIPQIETKIMNEGWASYWHYQILQKLELPQALHLEFLQRHNLVIRPHQGRVNPYFIGFKLFEYLDKTLGREQIFRVRAEERDQSFLRRYLTRELCEELHLFVYQKQGDDIVVTEVPDEEGWKQVRDELAGSVGVGGMPAITPKKVDQGTLILEHQYDGRELELNYARETLKYAARLWGGTVKLPTVIDGKARQLSSDEMPEIKGRL
- a CDS encoding MurR/RpiR family transcriptional regulator, which codes for MAKGVSVIDQIFSCYHELFEAEKRVADYILAQPEQVIDMTVSELAEVSAASNATIIRFCKKCGCQGFQHLKIRIARESAVVQEKQPSGTIHMDDLEQSLHNIVINKCEEIKQTLYNIPLEELRTMVDRIKEARFVLFAALGNTIPVALDGAYKLNQLGITALCSPIWESQMAMAHTLTSEDVVIAISASGESKKLLTLVDRAQERGAAVLAITNYAKSSLALRCPYHIHTVARERLFFPNFSFAFTRLAAMSVMETFFFLLASSKAGAQECIAVHEQTIADDKT
- a CDS encoding PrkA family serine protein kinase, whose translation is MNGFDFASMIQKDRSERKHQQFSGTLLDYLSIVKENPKVTMLAHQRMYELLSGPGAEAVKTEENSRLKRIHGSTVLKRYAFFANDFYGIDKSIMQLMRYFHSAALKGEEARQVLYLVGPVGAGKSSLMEALKKALEMSPPIYVLQDCPMREEPLHLIPKHLRPQFEELLGIKIEGDLCPVCRHRLKHEFHGEYEKFPVTMSEFSIRSRKGVGVVPPVDPNNQDTSVLSGSVDISKMDLYAEDDPRVMALNGAFNVGNRGIVEFIEVFKNDVEYLHTMITATQEKSIPSPGKGSMIYFDGIILAHSNESEWNRFKSDHTNEAILDRIVKVEVPYCLELDEEVKIYRKILKNSSFAAHIAPHTIEVASMFAILSRLTPSAKVDALTKLKIYNGEEIVEKGSTKKVDVTELRDEARREGMSGISTRFIMKALGAALAEAENDCINPIAVLDTLVKAVKDMAVADDERKRYLSFLQDVLKKEYNKILEKEVTKAFIHGYQEQAESLFNNYLDHAEAFVNATKIKDRNTGEELEPDVKFLQSIEEQIGIGGTAALGFRQDVTAYMFSLLRNGAKIDYRSYEPLKEAIEKKLTVSVKELSRVVTKARVRDGEQDGKYNAMVEEMKRNGYCDHCCNVILKYAANNLWKD